In Cryptococcus neoformans var. neoformans JEC21 chromosome 5 sequence, one genomic interval encodes:
- a CDS encoding expressed protein, with product MCKQVTCPNDGKPTWWGCGKHVEQALASIPPSDRCDCPHEPASVPGMYEVKKNGPSEGVQLKVGRAGADAEK from the exons ATGTGTAAACAAGTCACCTGCCCGAACGATGGTAAACCCACTTGGTGGGGTTGCG GCAAACACGTCGAACAAGCCCTTGCCTCCATTCCCCCTTCCGATCGGTGCGACTGTCCTCATGAGCCTGCTAGCGTTCCGGGGATGTACGAAGTCAAGAAAAACGGACCTTCTGAGGGGGTGCAGCTGAAGGTCGGGAGGGCTGGCGCGGATGCGGAGAAGTAA
- a CDS encoding expressed protein, with the protein MTRLMALPQGMANLRWKCRSHPHLPQHFQRRQCAIRFSTSSAGSTLAPKKCRNCCEVSRKGGFKSLVLWAVLGKDTSYGMLEGRQGSGCDASSGSVKLQWSLYHHRTG; encoded by the exons ATGACACGGTTGATGGCGTTGCCGCAGGGAATGGCCAACCTGCGTTGGAAGTGCCGgtcccatccccatctcccccAGCACTTCCAGAGACGACAGTG TGCAATTCGGTTTTCGACTTCATCCGCAGGAAGTACCCTGGCCCCCAAGAAATGCAGGAACTGCTGCGAAGTTTCAAGGAAAGGGGGATTCAAATCCCTTGTCCTGTGGGCGGTCCTGGGGAAGGACACGAGTTACGGAATGCTGGAGGGAAGGCAAGGTTCCGGTTGCGATGCAAGTTCCGGAAGTGTAAAACTTCAATGGAGCTTGTACCATCACCGTACTGGATAA
- a CDS encoding hexose transport-related protein, putative: MSTKFSDLPNNTASKWWKDPGMRKSFVHIITLYTAVYSLGYDGSLLNGLQALTEWNTDFDTPTGTRLGLIAASYYLPKIPLTFVIAWMVDRYGRKIGLYCGALFMFAGALLGGFCHSTAQLVGSRVLLGVGTASAQVTAAALVPELAHPRIRHYAGGFLNTTYYVGSIFAAWLTFAMVYYPGTSSWSWRVPTLIQGFGPLLLGLGAYFIPQSPRWLVKKGRVGEAHQILATYHANGKMDDELVLLEMREIKSSVELEKVAESASWLAWFHTKGNLRRFFVIIILGTATQWVGNGVAQYYLVPVLKTVGVTKPAQTTGVNGGLAIWNWFISMSGASLVERFGRRPLFLTSIIGMFFSFVMILGLAGGYNTTHHSTTGIAMIPFIFIFMGFYSLALTPLPMLYVPEICPLALRAKAAALLLLAQNCAQTFNQFVNPVALSTISWRYYAVYVAVDAIYIALFWFMIRETKGLTTEEAAVVYDPDDVKEANKEAEKRMYQDAIKVVHVEHMEKEEDFKEEFKV, translated from the exons ATGTCTACCAAGTTCTCTGATCTACCCAACAACACTGCCTCAAAATGGTGGAAGGACCCAGGTATGAGGAAGA GCTTTGTCCATATTATTACACTCTATACCGCCGT CTACTCTTTAGGATATGATGGGTCCCTTCTCAACGGTCTTCAAGCGCTCACTGAGTGGAACACAGACTTC GACACGCCTACTGGAACTCGACTTGGTTTGATTGCTGCCAGCTACTACTT GCCCAAGATCCCTCTCACATTCGTCATTGCTTGGATGGTTGATCGATATGGCCGAAAGATCGGACTT TACTGTGGCGCCCTCTTTATGTTTGCTGGCGCTCTCTTGGGAGGTTTCTGTCACTCCACTGCTCAGCTTGTGGGCTCTCGTGTTCTTTTGGGTGTGGGAACTGCTTCTGCCC AGGtgactgctgctgctctgGTTCCTGAACTTGCTCATCCTCGTATACGACATTATGCTGGTGGTTTCCTCAACACGACTTACTAC GTGGGTTCCATCTTCGCCGCCTGGCTCACCTTTGCGATGGTTTACTACCCCGGGACCAGCTCATGGTCTTGGCGAGTGCCCACCCTTATCCAAGGGTTTGgtccccttcttcttggtttAGGAGCATACTTCATCCCCCAGTCGCCTCGGTGGCTTGTCAAGAAAGGGCGTGTTGGCGAAGCGCACCAGATTTTGGCGACTTATCA TGCCAATGGCAAGATGGATGACGAGCTTGTCCTCCTCGAGATGCGAGAGATCAAATCTTCCGTTGAACTTGAGAAAGTGGCTGAATCTGCTTCATGGCTCGCTTGGTTCCACACCAAAGGCAACCTCCGGAGgttcttcgtcatcatcatcctcggaACGGCAACGCAATGGGTTGGCAACGGCGTCGCGCAATACTACCTGGTTCCTGTGCTCAAGACTGTGGGCGTCACCAAGCCCGCGCAGACCACAGGCGTCAACGGAGGACTTGCGATTTGGAATTGGTTCATCTCTATGAGTGGGGCCAGTCTAGTGGAGAGATTCGGACGAAGACCCTTGTTTTTGACATCGATCATTGGTATGTTCTTCTCGTTCGTCATGATCCTCGGTCTTGCAGGTGGTTACAACACCACCCACCATTCCACAACGGGTATCGCAATGATACCGTTCATCTTTATTTTCATGGGCTTCTACTCCCTCGCCCTGACCCCTCTTCCGATGCTCTACGTCCCCGAGATCTGCCCGCTTGCCCTCCGCGCCAAAGCCGCGGCATTGCTATTGCTAGCCCAAAACTGCGCACAAACCTTCAACCAATTCGTCAACCCGGTCGCCCTCAGCACCATCAGCTGGAGATACTATGCAGTCTACGTTGCGGTCGACGCGATCTACATCGCCCTCTTCTGGTTCATGATACGCGAGACCAAGGGTCTTACCAcagaagaagctgctgTCGTGTATGATCCCGATGATGTCAAGGAGGCCAATAAGGAGgccgagaagaggatgtacCAGGATGCTATAAAGGTGGTTCATGTGGAACatatggagaaggaggaggattttAAGGAGGAGTTTAAGGTATAG
- a CDS encoding Beta-glucosidase precursor, putative, producing the protein MDIDLARRIGEALGEECRARGVHCLLGPTTNCQRHPCGGRGFESFSEDPLLCGHIALAWIEGVQSKKVMTTPKHFLANEQEYLRRSNNSVIDERTMHEIYLEPFRIQCKARPAVFMTSYNRVNGLHVAEHPFLLRKILRGDFEFQGMIMSDWSGTYSSSEAVKASLDLEMPGPALMRGSSLERDIIGGKLVPADIDECALRVLHYVQEAQQSGIDFEKDEETIDTPYIRALLREAADSAVVLLKNDKSVLPISSPNGKKIAVIGPNAKTASYSGGGSANLPPTYLITPLEAITTYAESVGAKVEYTIGSDSSRWTPLLTPFIHHPTMGKDAGPGVQCNFYAQNPWENKVKPIFSKYNNSAFSYFIDGIPKEVPVRGYVSLKTIFTPDESGIWELGLGVAGQADLFIDGKKIIDNSTDQKEGLLFFNTGAEERTGELNVEAGKSYDLEVRFSNFKQLNAMSPYTGRRGGIRIGGRKKRDVRAEIEKAVKLATESDVAILCIGTNSEWESESYDREDMKLPPGTDELVRAVLSSKPETIIVNQSGMPVEFPWLDDASAIVQAFFGGNNCGTAIADVVFGVVNPSGKLPITWPRVLEDYPSHEGFGHPIDTVYCEGLGVGYRYFDRGDHPKSAFPFGHGLSYTSFTFSELSVKSEACGAKASFTLTNTGEIDGAEVAQVYIHDLAPIVERPEHELAEFVKVYLRPGESKTVSVSLDHKAFSFYSIQEKSWIGRKGDYEIRIGTSSTLIHLSKPVHLARSFKWIGLQEPQVYEPTWI; encoded by the exons ATGGATATTGATCTTGCTCGTCGTATTGGCGAAGCCTTGGGAGAGGAATGCCGAGCCCGCGGGGTGCACTGCTTGTTAGGTCCCACCACGAATTGTCAGAGACATCCttgtggtggaagagggtTCGAGTCTTTCAGCGAAG atcctcttctttgtggTCATATCGCGTTGGCATGGATAGAAGGTGTACAGTCCAAGAAGGTCATGACCA CACCGAAGC ATTTCCTCGCAAACGAACAAGAATACCTGCGAAGAAGCAACAACTCGGTCATTGACGAAAGGACGATGCATGAAATCTACCTCGAGCCCTTCAGAATTCAATGCAAGGCACGACCTGCCGTCTTT ATGACAAGTTACAATCGAGTAAATGGTCTACACGTGGCTGAACACCCTTTCTTACTGCGCAAGATCCTCCGAGGCGACTTCGAGTTCCAGGGTATGATCATGTCCGACTGGAGTGGGacatactcttcttcagaagctgtcaaggctTCTTTGGACCTTGAGATGCCCGGACCTGCCTTGATGAGGGGTTCAAGTTTGGAAAGGGATATCATTGGCGGTAAACTCGTCCCTGCCGATATAGACGAGTGTGCTTTGAGG GTCCTGCACTATGTCCAAGAAGCTCAACAGTCTGGTATCGACTTTgaaaaagacgaagaaACCATCGATACGCCCTATATCCGAGCATTACTGCGCGAAGCAGCCGATTCTGCCGTCGTCCTCCTCAAAAATGACAAAAGTGTCTtgcccatctcttctcccaacgGCAAGAAGATCGCCGTCATCGGCCCCAATGCCAAAACAGCCTCCTATTCAGGTGGGGGAAGTGCCAACCTTCCTCCGACGTACCTCATCACTCCCTTGGAGGCGATCACCACATATGCCGAAAGCGTAGGGGCAAAAGTAGAATATACAATCGGCTCCGATAGCTCGAGATGGACGCCGCTTTTGACGCctttcattcatcatcccaCGATGGGTAAAGATGCCGGACCAGGGGTGCAGTGCAATTTCTACGCCCAAAA CCCATGGGAGAACAAGGTCAAACCTATTTTCTCAAAATATAACAATTCGGCATTCTCGTACTTCATCGACGGTATACCGAAAGAAGTACCAGTCAGAGGATATGTATCT CTCAAGACAATCTTCACTCCCGACGAAAGCGGGATT TGGGAACTTGGTCTGGGTGTAGCTGGACAGGCCGATTTGTTCATTGACGGAAAGAAGATCATCGATAACTCCACTGATCAGAAAGAGGGTTTGCTTTTC TTCAATACAGGCGCAGAAGAGCGTACAGGTGAACTCAACGTTGAGGCTGGAAAATCGTACGACCTCGAAGTCCGATTTTCCAACTTCAAACAGCTAAATGCAATGTCTCCCTAT ACCGGCCGTCGAGGTGGGATTCGAATCggtggaagaaagaagcgcGATGTCCGAGCAGAAATTGAGAAAGCTGTCAAGCTCGCTACTGAATCTGATG TCGCCATTCTCTGTATTGGTACGAATTCAGAGTGGGAGTCTGAATCCTATGATCGAGAAGATATGAAGCTTCCGCCAGGGACCGACGAGCTCGTGCGGGCCGTACTTTCCTCGAAGCCAGAGACGATTATAGTCAACCAATCCGGTATGCCAGTCGAGTTCCCCTGGCTTGACGACGCGTCGGCTATCGTTCAAGCCTTCTTCGGGGGCAACAACTGCGGCACAGCCATCGCCGATGTCGTCTTTGGCGTTGTCAATCCAAGTGGCAAGCTACCAATCACCTGGCCCAGGGTATTGGAGGATTATCCGAGCCATGAAGGGTTCGGACACCCGATCGATACCGTTTATTGTGAAGGGTTGGGGGTTGGGTATAGGTATTTTGACAGAGGGGATCATCCAAAGAGCGCTTTTCCCTTCGGACATGGGTTGAGCTATACTTCTTTCACCTTTAG CGAGTTATCTGTTAAATCCGAGGCTTGTGGCGCCAAAGCGAGTTTCACCCTCACCAACACCGGTGAAATCGATGGCGCAGAAGTCGCTCAAGTCTACATCCACGATCTAGCACCGATAGTCGAAAGACCAGAACATGAACTAGCGGAATTCGTAAAAGTGTACTTAAGACCCGGAGAATCGAAGACTGTTTCCGTTAGTCTTGAT CACAAAGCATTCTCATTCTACAGCATCCAAGAGAAGAGCTGGATCGGCAGGAAAGGCGATTATGAAATTAGGATCGGGACGTCTTCTActctcatccatctttcgAAACCTGTTCATCTTGCTAGGTCATTCAAGTGGATAGGTCTCCAAGAGCCTCAGGTGTATGAGCCGACCTGGATCTAG